From Etheostoma spectabile isolate EspeVRDwgs_2016 chromosome 8, UIUC_Espe_1.0, whole genome shotgun sequence, a single genomic window includes:
- the LOC116693455 gene encoding uncharacterized protein LOC116693455, which produces MLNTSQQLHFQHIHRVLLHPPSSSLQPPSSSLQQACAAAASMSNSDRVVLALGGAGTVGSGIVKALLDKGFKVAVISRDSSRLERLQSFVSPNTKDNLTTVVGNVGSEEGAEEAKKALLKAVGKVSDIVSSLGFSWWQGGPPHTQSVKDLHWVIETLLFSTFVSWKAFFPLVRDDSNCTYTFITGGAGDKLLMPGTGFLTVGSASTLAFCQVLREEYPQVPCKLNQVKIDAGVATPERMTPGYLNHLDLGEAVATLVERRNTSHTVFTVNCPADLKTVLLERNL; this is translated from the exons ATGCTCAACACAAGCCAGCAGCTTCACTTCCAGCACATACACAGagtcctcctccatcctccatcctccagcCTCCAGCCTCCTTCCTCCAGCCTCCAGCAGGCCTGTGCAGCTGCAGCCAGCATGTCAAACTCGGACAGGGTTGTGTTAGCGCTAGGAGGAGCGGGAACAGTGGGCTCTGGGATAGTAAAAGCACTGCTGGACAAAG gtttcAAAGTTGCAGTGATCTCCAGGGACAGCAGCCGGCTGGAGAGGCTCCAATCGTTCGTATCTCCCAACACAAAGGATAACCTCACCACTGTAGTGGGGAATGTGG GGTCAGAGGAGGGAGCTGAGGAGGCGAAGAAGGCCCTGCTCAAAGCCGTGGGGAAGGTGTCAGACATCGTCTCCTCTCTGGGCTTCAGCTGGTGGCAGGGAGGACCCCCACACACCCAGTCTGTCAAAGACCTACACTGG GTAATTGAGACATTACTTTTCAGCACATTTGTGTCATGGAAGGCCTTCTTCCCCTTGGTGAGGGACGACTCCAACTGTACCTACACATTCATAACAG GAGGAGCAGGTGATAAGTTGCTGATGCCTGGGACGGGCTTCCTGACGGTGGGCTCTGCCAGCACCCTGGCCTTCTGCCAGGTCCTACGAGAGGAGTATCCTCAGGTGCCCTGCAAACTCAACCAG GTGAAGATCGACGCAGGTGTAGCCACTCCAGAGCGCATGACACCTGGCTACCTGAACCACCTGGATCTGGGCGAGGCGGTTGCCACCCTTGTGGAAAGACGAAACACCTCCCACACCGTCTTCACCGTCAATTGTCCTGCAGACTTAAAAACTGTCCTTCTGGAGAGGAACCTTTAG